The DNA region CGGCGGTGTCGGTGGCGACGCAGGCGATCGCGATCGTGGTTTCTTCGAGCACGGGGCAGGTGACGCTGTTTCGTCGGGGCGTGATGCTGCCGCTTATGGAAAAAGGCATGGGGCTCAAGTGAGCGGCTCCAGCAAGCCGAGCATGACACGCGCGACTTCGCTCTTTCTGGATGTGCTGAGGTTGGCGGCGGCGCTGGTGGTTTTTTTCGCGCACACGACGAACTATTGGAATCCCGCGATGATGGGGCCGATGCAGGTGTGGGCGCATGATGCGGTGATCGTTTTTTTTGTGCTGTCGGGGTATGTGATCGCGCACACGACGCGCGATGGGGCAAGGGACGCGCGGCAGTACACGGTGGCTCGGTTGTCTAGGCTCTACTCGGTGGTGGCTCCGGCGTTGGTGCTGACTTGTTTCCTTTGGCTCGCGGGGCGCGGGTTGGAAGCGGAGTTTTATGCGGGTTACGAGCGGGCTTATCCTTGGGTGCGATTCGCCGCCTCGTCGGTGTTTTTGAATGAAGTCTGGATGCTGGAGCTTTCGCCGCCGACGAACACGCCGTTTTGGTCGCTCGGTTACGAGGCGTGGTACTACTTGTTTTTCGGGGTGGCGCTGTACGTGAAATCGAAGCGGGCGAGGTGGGGATGGCTGATTGTCGGCGCGTTGCTAGCTGGGCCCAATGTGTTGATGTTGCTGCCGGTGTGGCTGGTGGGAGTTGCGGCTTACAACTGGAGGGATCGAGGATCACTTTTGCGCGGTTGGGCGATGTCGGGCCTAGTCGGGGCGGTGGCTGCGACGTGGGCGGTGCTGCGGTATTTGCCGGACTGGCCGGGGACGGCCGGTGAGCATCCGTGGTATTTCGCGGGTGCGGCGGTGAGCGATTTGATCGGCGGATTGGGATGGGCTGCGATCATTTGGTTTTTCAACCGGGCTTTCGTGGGAGTGAATGTGATAACGGTGGTTTACCGCCCGGTGCGCTGGCTGGCGGGGCACACATTCTCACTATACCTGTATCATGCGCCGCTGGTGATTTTGGCGTCGGCAATGTTTCCTCCTTTCACCGTGAAGGGAGCTGAGTGGGTACCGATCATGGTGATCTTGATCGTGGTGTATATTATGGGTGCGGTGACTGAGTCGCAGCGTCATCGCTGGGAGGCGTTGTTTGGGTGGATTTGGGATCGGTTGATTAAGCGGGGCTCGAGTATTTCGCAGCCTGTCGATCAACCGCTGACTGGCTGAAGTTTAGAGTTGCGCGAGGCGATGGCGGGAGGTTTCTTCGACCTTTCAACCTTTTATAACCATGCAAGAAGTCGTCACCCTGGAATGCACCGAAGCCAAGAAAGAGGGTAAGCCTGTTTCGCGCTACCTCACCAAGCGCAACAAGAAGACCGTCACGGAGCGCATCGAGAAGAAGAAGTACAATCCCTTCCTCAAGCGCCACACGCTGCACAAAGAGATCAAGTAATCACCTGACCTCGCGTCACTTTCAAAGCCCGTCTGCTAAGCAGCCGGGCTTTTTTATGGCCGCAACCTAGGGTTTGGCGGGAGAGGAAGGCGGAGTTGCGGGCGTACTCTGAGAGCGGCGGGCGGAGCGCCACGCCTCGCGGTGCTTGCGAATCCAATCGAGAAGTGCGCGCTCGAAACCGATGTCATGTCCGAGGCGTTCGGACTCGATCCATTTGTGACGGAGGATCTCTTCCCGCTCGGCGAGGAATTCTTGATAAAGGCTGGATTGCTTTACGAAGTCCCGGGACGGTTCGGACGGTTTGAGGGAAGTGTCGGTCATGGCTACCACGGCGATGGCTTAGGTTAAGTGGATGCTAGAATCGGGTTGTGGCGACTGCCGGCGGGCATTTTCGCCAATTTATAAAACGATCCCCGCTGCATAGGGGAATTACCGGGAGTGACTGACTTCGAAAACGCTGTGCGAGCGGATGCGAAGTGGAGTGTAGCAAAAGAGGGCATGCTTGCGTTCGTAGTGTCTGCTTGCGGACAGGAATCCGCCAGGACAGTTGCCGAGGTAAGCGTCATGTTTCTGACACGAAACGTAGGTTCGTGATAATGCCTGTCAACCCCGCGAAAAGCGCCGGGGGATTTATCGGAAAACGGCTGGCTAATTACAGCCAATCTGGAAGCCGCCGGGTGAGGCGAAATCCTCAGCGGTGTTTCATCAGCCGTTCGTGACTGGCGCAGGTTTGCGGAGGCGGGCGAGCAACGTTTCGCCGATATCGCGGAATGTCCGGGCGGCAGGGCTGTCTGGCTGGCTGACGACGATCGGGATGCCGGTGTCGCCGCCCGCGCGGATCTCGGGGATGAGCGGCACCTGGCCGAGCAGGGATGTGCCGAGAGTATCGGCGGTCTTCGCTCCGCCGCCTTCGCCGAAGAGCGCGTGGCGATTGCCGGCGGGATCGACGAAGTAGCTCATGTTTTCCGCGACGCCGAGGATGGGGACGTTGACCTTTTGGAACATGAGTCCGCCTTTGCGCGCGATCTGGGTGGCGGCAAGTTGTGGCGTGGTGACAAGCACGGCGCCGTCGAGCGGGAGCGTTTGAACGAGCGAAAGTTGAGCGTCGCCGGTGCCGGGCGGGAGATCGACGAGGAGGACATCGAGTTCGCCCCACTTCACGTTTTGGACGAATTGCTGGATGGTCTTCATGATCATCGGGCCGCGCCAGACGACGGGGGTGTTGTCGTCCACGAGGAAGCCCATGCTCATGACTTTCACGCCGTGGTTTTCGAGTGGTATGATGGAGTCGCCCTCGACTGTGGGGCGGCCATTGATGCCGATCATCAGTGGCACGGACGGACCGTAGATGTCGCAATCCATCAGGCCAACACGACCGGGGCGGCCTTGCGCGGTGAGAAGTTGAGCGAGGGCGCAGGCGAGGTTGACGGAGAAGGTGGATTTGCCGACGCCGCCTTTGCCGGAGGCGATGGCGACGGAGTTGGTGATGCCGGCGGGTTTGCCTCCGGCGAGATTGCCGCCACCTGCGGCGGGTGTGGCGGGCTTCGGTGCGGTGACGGCGACGTCGATCAAGGTCGCGTTGATGCCGGGCTGGGCGCGCAGGCATTTGTCGACTTCGTTTTTGAGATGAAGCGGGATCTTCGGATCGGCGGTATTGAGCGCGAGCGAGACTTTGGCGACGCCGTCCGCGAAGGCGGCTGAGCGGACGAGTCCGAACGACACGATGTCACGGCTGAAGCCGGGATACTTCACTTGCTTGAGAATCTCTTTGATCGAGTCGGGAGTCACGTTGTTCAGGTGTCGCTGGAGTTTTTGAAGACGATGGAAGTTTTGACGTTGTTATGACTCGCGCGGCTGTAAATAGAAATGCCGGAACCTCACTCACTGTTTAGCATCCCTTTCTTTCCATGCAAAAATTCCTCACTGTTTTCGCCGCGCTCATCGGGCTGGTGGTGGCGTCAGCAACTTCACGTGCGCAAGGCGCTCCGGATATTGGCCCGATCAATGTGGCTGGTGCCAATACCATCGCCGTCTCGATTTCCGGGGAAGGCGAATTGGCGTCGCTGGCGCGCAAGGCATTCGATGTTCACGGCCGGTACCGCGTGGTCGCCAGCGGTGGTGCGTTCGACATCGGATTTGCGAGTGTTTCTCCCACGCAGGTGCGTGTGGATATACGCAAAGGTGGCGCGGTGGCACTGAGTCAGACAGTGAGTGGCGCGAACACGCGTAATGCGCTTTACCGCGCGGCTGATGTGGCGGTGAAGGCGACGAGTGGCGGGCTGAATGGTTTTTTCGCCTCGAAGCTGGCCTTCGTGAGCAATCGCAGCGGCTCGGACGAAATTTACGTGAGCGATCTCTTTCTCGGTGATGCGACGGCGGTAACTCAGCAGAAGTCGAATGTGCTGTCGCCACGTTGGTCGCCCGATGGCACGCGTTTGGTCTACACCAGTTTTTTTAAGTCGGGCTTTCCGGACATCTTCGTCATCGATCTGGCAGCGCGGCGTTGGAATGTGTTCGTGAGTATGAAGGGGACCAACAGCGGCGCGCGTTTCAGCCCTGACGGTTCTCAAGTGGCCATGGTGCTGAGCGGGGGTGGAAATCCCGACATCTACGTGAGCAACTCTCAGGGCAAAGGGATTTCCAAGCGCACGAACTCTGCGGGCGTGAAGTCATCGCCATGTTTCTCGCCGGATGGTTCTCGCATCGTTTATGCAGGCGAGCCTGGTCCGCAGCTTTATGTGATGCCGGCCTCGGGTGGCACGGCTCAGCGTGTGACCAATGGCGGCAGCACGTACTGCGCGGAGCCGGATTGGAGCCGCGCTGATCCCAACAAGAT from Nibricoccus aquaticus includes:
- a CDS encoding Mrp/NBP35 family ATP-binding protein, whose amino-acid sequence is MTPDSIKEILKQVKYPGFSRDIVSFGLVRSAAFADGVAKVSLALNTADPKIPLHLKNEVDKCLRAQPGINATLIDVAVTAPKPATPAAGGGNLAGGKPAGITNSVAIASGKGGVGKSTFSVNLACALAQLLTAQGRPGRVGLMDCDIYGPSVPLMIGINGRPTVEGDSIIPLENHGVKVMSMGFLVDDNTPVVWRGPMIMKTIQQFVQNVKWGELDVLLVDLPPGTGDAQLSLVQTLPLDGAVLVTTPQLAATQIARKGGLMFQKVNVPILGVAENMSYFVDPAGNRHALFGEGGGAKTADTLGTSLLGQVPLIPEIRAGGDTGIPIVVSQPDSPAARTFRDIGETLLARLRKPAPVTNG
- a CDS encoding PD40 domain-containing protein; protein product: MQKFLTVFAALIGLVVASATSRAQGAPDIGPINVAGANTIAVSISGEGELASLARKAFDVHGRYRVVASGGAFDIGFASVSPTQVRVDIRKGGAVALSQTVSGANTRNALYRAADVAVKATSGGLNGFFASKLAFVSNRSGSDEIYVSDLFLGDATAVTQQKSNVLSPRWSPDGTRLVYTSFFKSGFPDIFVIDLAARRWNVFVSMKGTNSGARFSPDGSQVAMVLSGGGNPDIYVSNSQGKGISKRTNSAGVKSSPCFSPDGSRIVYAGEPGPQLYVMPASGGTAQRVTNGGSTYCAEPDWSRADPNKIVFTMRDGKRFQIGVLDLRTGQSKKVSAAPFDAVEPSWLDDGRHVVYTARSANNRRLCILDTETGKSTPIASVSSEKGSPWLQ
- a CDS encoding acyltransferase family protein, encoding MTRATSLFLDVLRLAAALVVFFAHTTNYWNPAMMGPMQVWAHDAVIVFFVLSGYVIAHTTRDGARDARQYTVARLSRLYSVVAPALVLTCFLWLAGRGLEAEFYAGYERAYPWVRFAASSVFLNEVWMLELSPPTNTPFWSLGYEAWYYLFFGVALYVKSKRARWGWLIVGALLAGPNVLMLLPVWLVGVAAYNWRDRGSLLRGWAMSGLVGAVAATWAVLRYLPDWPGTAGEHPWYFAGAAVSDLIGGLGWAAIIWFFNRAFVGVNVITVVYRPVRWLAGHTFSLYLYHAPLVILASAMFPPFTVKGAEWVPIMVILIVVYIMGAVTESQRHRWEALFGWIWDRLIKRGSSISQPVDQPLTG
- the rpmG gene encoding 50S ribosomal protein L33, producing MQEVVTLECTEAKKEGKPVSRYLTKRNKKTVTERIEKKKYNPFLKRHTLHKEIK